Proteins from one Aureimonas sp. SA4125 genomic window:
- a CDS encoding superoxide dismutase has protein sequence MPIDRRTLLTLSGAAAAATLLPSAAAAQTPAPGGFTQPPLPYAEDALAPTISAKTVGLHYGKHHKSYFTKLNELAPGTPFEGLTLEEAITKSKTDKNQAIFDNAGQAWNHVFYWNQFEGGPAAPEGAFLEAATRDFGGVDQMKAAMVAEAGKVFGTGWVWLVASEGKLEILGLQDAGNPIAEGKTPLAGIDVWEHAYYLDYENRRPDHVKAVLDNLVNWRFVGEQMPA, from the coding sequence ATGCCGATCGACCGACGAACCCTCCTGACCCTCAGCGGCGCCGCAGCTGCCGCCACCCTTTTGCCAAGCGCCGCAGCCGCGCAGACCCCCGCCCCCGGCGGCTTCACCCAGCCACCCCTGCCCTATGCCGAAGACGCCCTGGCGCCGACGATCTCGGCAAAGACCGTCGGCCTTCACTACGGCAAGCACCACAAGTCCTATTTCACCAAGCTGAACGAGCTTGCGCCCGGCACCCCCTTCGAGGGCCTGACCCTCGAGGAAGCGATCACGAAGTCCAAGACCGACAAGAACCAGGCGATTTTCGACAATGCCGGCCAGGCCTGGAACCACGTCTTCTACTGGAACCAGTTCGAGGGTGGCCCGGCCGCGCCGGAGGGCGCTTTCCTCGAAGCCGCGACGCGTGATTTCGGCGGTGTCGACCAGATGAAGGCCGCCATGGTGGCGGAAGCGGGAAAGGTGTTCGGCACCGGCTGGGTGTGGCTCGTCGCCAGTGAAGGCAAGCTCGAGATTCTTGGTCTGCAGGACGCCGGCAATCCCATCGCCGAGGGCAAGACGCCGCTCGCCGGCATCGATGTCTGGGAGCATGCCTATTATCTCGACTACGAGAACCGCCGCCCGGACCACGTCAAGGCAGTGCTCGACAACCTCGTGAACTGGCGCTTCGTGGGCGAGCAGATGCCCGCCTGA
- a CDS encoding lytic transglycosylase domain-containing protein yields MVVLRGASLVALVVAPLAAVNPAVAEAVPGAIPAAAKIDPSGVTAASASPETVPPGIGPVVGTSGKTGTALICDLIAANAAATEMSPDFFARLIWKESRFDGEALSPVGARGIAQFMPGTAKERGLEDPYDIAEAIRHSALYLRDLKADLGNWGLAAAAYNGGINRVKRWQISGGALPYETEDYVLSITARSADWFLQPGREIEAAPLDEAKGFDESCRAMPMVRTRAPAVESAPMQPWGVQVAGSPRQTVALQSFRRVQARFSGILGGKAPIVLRDRASRGRIYAVRIGADSRGEADALCGRLRGAGGSCVVFRN; encoded by the coding sequence ATGGTCGTCCTGCGCGGCGCCTCGCTTGTCGCACTCGTGGTCGCTCCGCTCGCTGCGGTGAATCCGGCGGTGGCCGAAGCGGTTCCCGGCGCCATCCCTGCCGCGGCGAAGATCGATCCGTCAGGCGTGACCGCAGCGAGCGCATCGCCCGAAACCGTCCCGCCCGGTATCGGGCCTGTCGTGGGAACTTCGGGCAAGACCGGCACGGCCCTGATCTGCGACCTCATCGCTGCGAACGCCGCCGCGACCGAGATGTCGCCCGACTTCTTCGCCCGGTTGATCTGGAAGGAAAGCCGGTTCGACGGCGAGGCGCTGTCGCCGGTCGGCGCGCGCGGCATTGCCCAGTTCATGCCCGGCACGGCAAAGGAGCGCGGGCTCGAGGATCCCTACGACATCGCCGAGGCGATCCGCCACTCCGCTCTCTATCTTCGCGATCTCAAGGCCGACCTCGGCAATTGGGGGCTTGCCGCCGCCGCCTACAATGGCGGCATCAACCGGGTGAAGCGCTGGCAGATCTCGGGGGGGGCGCTGCCCTACGAGACCGAGGACTACGTTCTGTCGATCACGGCCCGCTCGGCCGACTGGTTCCTCCAGCCCGGACGCGAGATCGAAGCGGCCCCGCTCGACGAGGCAAAGGGATTCGACGAATCCTGCCGGGCGATGCCGATGGTGCGCACCCGCGCGCCCGCCGTGGAAAGCGCACCGATGCAGCCTTGGGGCGTGCAGGTCGCGGGCAGTCCGCGCCAGACGGTGGCGCTGCAGTCCTTTCGCCGCGTCCAAGCCCGGTTTTCCGGCATTCTCGGCGGCAAGGCGCCCATCGTCCTGCGCGACCGCGCCAGCCGCGGCCGCATCTATGCCGTGCGCATCGGCGCCGACTCCCGCGGCGAGGCCGATGCGCTGTGCGGCCGGCTGCGCGGCGCCGGGGGGAGCTGCGTCGTGTTCCGCAACTGA
- a CDS encoding PAS domain-containing methyl-accepting chemotaxis protein, whose product MGQSLAIIEFDPAGKILTANENFCRALGYGLSEIAGQHHSIFVAPDEVQAAAYKAFWTQLGRGQFVAGEFKRIAKDGREIWLQASYNPVTNSGGKIYKVVKFATDITVAKLAAAENAGKLDAIGRAQGIIEFTPDGQILTANPNFLAVIGYGLDEVVGKHHRMFVEPAQAASADYADFWAKLRGGEFIADEFRRIGKGGKAVHIQASYNPILDLNGKVTKVVKFATDVSERVAAVHELGAGLGRLAEGDLTRDIDHAFLPALEPLRLSYNVSVDRLGETMRSVAGIAGGIHAGAEQIRRAADDLAGRTEQQAAALEETAAALAEITTAVRSSSQRADEAGLLVNRTKAGAKRSGQVVARAIQSMAAIEKSSEEIGKIIGVIDEIAFQTNLLALNAGVEAARAGEAGRGFAVVAQEVRGLAQRSAEAAKEIKSLISNSSKQVADGVELVGETGRALEVIVGEVNEIDIHVTSIVSSARSQATGLNEINIAVGTLNQGTQQNAAMVEESTAASNELAAEVAELNIQLGKFQMERSGASRHRSTQRSLSPVHDLESRVVAAFPRAVRG is encoded by the coding sequence ATGGGCCAGTCACTGGCCATCATCGAATTCGACCCGGCAGGCAAGATCCTGACGGCGAACGAGAATTTCTGTCGGGCTCTCGGCTACGGGCTGTCGGAGATCGCCGGCCAGCATCACAGCATCTTCGTCGCACCCGATGAAGTGCAGGCTGCGGCCTACAAGGCGTTCTGGACGCAACTCGGACGGGGCCAATTCGTCGCCGGGGAATTCAAGCGAATTGCGAAGGACGGACGGGAGATCTGGCTGCAGGCGTCCTACAACCCGGTGACGAACAGTGGGGGCAAGATCTACAAGGTGGTGAAATTTGCCACTGATATCACCGTGGCAAAACTCGCTGCGGCTGAGAACGCCGGCAAGTTGGATGCGATCGGTCGCGCCCAGGGCATCATCGAATTCACGCCGGACGGCCAGATCCTCACCGCCAACCCGAACTTTCTGGCAGTCATCGGCTATGGCCTCGATGAGGTGGTGGGCAAGCATCACCGCATGTTCGTGGAGCCCGCCCAGGCCGCGTCGGCCGACTATGCCGATTTCTGGGCCAAGCTGCGGGGAGGCGAGTTCATCGCAGACGAGTTCCGACGGATCGGCAAGGGCGGCAAGGCCGTCCACATCCAGGCCTCGTACAACCCCATCCTCGACCTGAACGGCAAGGTGACGAAGGTGGTCAAGTTCGCGACCGACGTCAGTGAGCGGGTCGCTGCCGTTCATGAACTCGGCGCGGGGCTGGGCAGGCTGGCCGAGGGCGATCTGACGCGGGACATAGACCACGCCTTCCTTCCCGCTTTGGAACCCCTGCGGCTCTCCTATAACGTCTCGGTCGATCGCCTGGGCGAGACGATGCGGTCCGTCGCCGGCATTGCCGGAGGGATCCATGCCGGCGCTGAGCAGATCCGTAGGGCGGCCGACGACCTTGCCGGCCGCACGGAGCAGCAGGCGGCAGCCCTGGAGGAAACGGCGGCGGCGTTGGCCGAGATCACGACGGCGGTAAGATCGTCGAGCCAGCGGGCGGACGAGGCCGGTCTCCTGGTCAATCGCACAAAAGCCGGCGCCAAGCGCTCGGGCCAGGTAGTGGCCAGGGCCATCCAGTCGATGGCCGCGATCGAGAAGTCGTCCGAGGAAATCGGCAAGATCATCGGCGTTATCGACGAGATCGCTTTTCAGACGAACCTTCTGGCGCTGAATGCAGGCGTCGAGGCGGCGCGGGCGGGCGAGGCCGGTCGTGGCTTCGCGGTGGTCGCCCAGGAAGTTCGCGGGTTGGCGCAACGTTCTGCCGAGGCCGCCAAGGAGATCAAGAGCTTGATCTCAAACTCGTCCAAACAGGTCGCCGACGGCGTCGAACTGGTCGGCGAAACGGGCCGGGCGCTCGAGGTGATCGTCGGCGAAGTCAACGAGATCGACATTCATGTAACCTCAATCGTCTCGTCTGCGCGCAGCCAGGCGACGGGCCTCAACGAGATCAACATCGCGGTCGGCACGTTGAACCAGGGGACCCAGCAGAACGCGGCCATGGTGGAGGAGTCGACGGCGGCCAGCAACGAACTTGCCGCCGAGGTGGCGGAACTGAATATCCAGCTCGGCAAATTCCAGATGGAGCGGAGCGGTGCGTCTCGGCATCGGTCCACCCAGCGCTCGCTCTCGCCGGTACACGATCTCGAGTCGCGCGTCGTGGCGGCCTTCCCGCGGGCGGTCCGGGGGTGA
- the ispG gene encoding flavodoxin-dependent (E)-4-hydroxy-3-methylbut-2-enyl-diphosphate synthase: MNIEPLIDSLDADPTPRRPTVGVDVGGILVGGPAPVVVQSMTNTDTADIDATVAQVAALARAGSEIVRITVDRNESAAAVPKVRERLDRLGITVPLVGDFHYIGHTLLAEHPACAEALAKYRINPGNVGFGEKKDRQFVQIVEMAIRWNKPVRIGVNWGSLDQALLTRLMDENSLSARPRSARAVMREAIIQSALFSAQLAEETGLPRDKIILSAKVSNVQDLIAVYRDLSNRTDHALHLGLTEAGMGSKGIVASSAAMGILLQEGIGDTIRVSLTPEPGGDRTREVQVAQEILQTMGFRQFVPIVAACPGCGRTTSTVFQELAEQIQADLRTSMPLWKEKYPGVEGLKVAVMGCIVNGPGESKHADIGISLPGTGETPSAPIFVDGKKVATLRGPNIAEDFKVMVADYIDRRFGVARVAVEPAAE, translated from the coding sequence ATGAACATCGAGCCCCTCATCGACAGCCTCGACGCCGATCCCACCCCGCGCCGCCCGACCGTCGGCGTCGATGTCGGCGGTATCCTGGTCGGTGGCCCGGCACCCGTCGTCGTGCAGTCGATGACCAATACCGACACCGCCGACATCGACGCGACGGTCGCGCAGGTGGCCGCGCTCGCCAGGGCCGGCTCCGAAATCGTCCGCATCACCGTCGACCGCAACGAGTCGGCGGCCGCCGTCCCCAAGGTGCGCGAGCGCCTGGACCGGCTCGGAATCACGGTGCCGCTCGTCGGCGACTTCCACTATATCGGCCACACGCTGCTGGCCGAACATCCGGCCTGTGCCGAGGCGCTGGCCAAATACCGGATCAATCCGGGCAATGTCGGCTTCGGGGAAAAGAAGGACCGGCAGTTCGTCCAGATCGTCGAGATGGCGATCCGCTGGAACAAGCCGGTGCGCATCGGCGTGAACTGGGGATCGCTCGACCAGGCGCTGCTGACGCGGCTGATGGACGAGAATTCCCTCTCCGCCAGGCCACGCTCGGCGCGGGCGGTGATGCGCGAGGCGATCATCCAGTCGGCGCTGTTTTCCGCGCAGCTCGCCGAGGAAACCGGCCTTCCGCGCGACAAGATCATCCTCTCGGCGAAAGTTTCCAACGTCCAGGATCTCATCGCGGTCTATCGCGACCTGTCGAACCGCACCGACCACGCGCTGCATCTCGGCCTGACCGAAGCCGGCATGGGCTCCAAGGGCATCGTCGCCTCTTCGGCCGCCATGGGCATCCTCCTGCAGGAGGGGATCGGCGACACCATCCGCGTCTCGCTGACGCCCGAGCCCGGCGGCGACCGCACGCGCGAGGTGCAGGTGGCGCAGGAAATCCTGCAGACCATGGGTTTTCGCCAGTTCGTGCCGATCGTCGCGGCCTGCCCCGGCTGCGGCCGAACCACGTCGACGGTTTTCCAGGAACTCGCCGAGCAGATCCAGGCCGACCTCCGCACCTCCATGCCGCTCTGGAAGGAGAAATATCCGGGCGTCGAAGGGCTGAAGGTTGCCGTCATGGGCTGCATCGTCAACGGTCCCGGCGAGTCCAAGCATGCCGATATCGGCATATCGCTGCCCGGTACCGGCGAGACCCCGTCGGCGCCGATCTTCGTCGACGGCAAGAAGGTTGCGACGTTGCGCGGGCCGAACATCGCCGAGGACTTCAAGGTCATGGTCGCCGACTATATCGACCGGCGGTTTGGCGTGGCGCGGGTCGCGGTCGAGCCGGCTGCCGAGTAG
- a CDS encoding IS5 family transposase (programmed frameshift), producing MSDAEWAFFEPFVVEKGPRRGRRPRDHRLVLDGVFWIARTGTAWRDLHSDFGAWNSVYRQFRRWTQAGLWDVILEALNEIGTGHDSVQMIDSTIIRAHQHAAGAKKRDQDQSLGRSRGGFSTKIHLRSNARGLPVAITLSGGQVSDMKGYAPVMDQPGPKPCVLLADKGYDADFILADLKARGVAAVIPAKRNRKVQPVIDGYIYGLRNLVERCFSKLKHSRRLATRYDKTADSFLGFVLVASIRLWIRHFVHTA from the exons ATGTCGGATGCGGAATGGGCCTTCTTCGAGCCGTTCGTGGTCGAGAAGGGTCCGAGGCGAGGTAGACGGCCTCGCGATCATCGGTTGGTGCTCGACGGGGTCTTCTGGATCGCCCGAACGGGGACGGCGTGGCGTGATCTACACAGCGATTTCGGAGCCTGGAACTCCGTCTATCGCCAGTTCCGGCGCTGGACGCAGGCGGGGCTCTGGGACGTGATACTGGAGGCGCTGAATGAGATCGGCACGGGTCATGACAGCGTTCAAATGATCGATTCTACCATTATCCGCGCCCATCAGCACGCCGCCGGC GCTAAAAAAAGGGATCAGGACCAAAGTCTTGGCCGCTCTCGTGGTGGCTTCTCGACCAAGATCCATCTCCGCAGCAATGCTCGAGGCCTCCCTGTCGCTATCACGCTGAGCGGCGGTCAGGTCTCCGATATGAAAGGCTATGCGCCGGTCATGGACCAGCCCGGTCCCAAGCCCTGTGTCCTGCTCGCCGACAAGGGATACGACGCCGACTTCATCCTTGCCGACCTCAAGGCCAGAGGCGTTGCCGCGGTCATCCCCGCAAAGCGAAACCGCAAGGTCCAACCCGTCATTGACGGATACATTTACGGCCTGAGAAACCTCGTCGAGCGCTGCTTCTCAAAGCTGAAACACAGTCGGCGGCTGGCCACGCGATACGACAAGACCGCAGACAGCTTTCTCGGCTTCGTTCTCGTGGCATCCATCCGATTGTGGATCAGACACTTTGTCCACACTGCCTAG